One segment of Haloplanus natans DSM 17983 DNA contains the following:
- a CDS encoding SDR family oxidoreductase — MSTDEFDLSEPELTAADLLVLDDEHFAPETVAIVTGAASGIGRATAVALAANGLTVVGADIDEDGLDGTVDLAADLDASGTVHPVPTDLTDDDAVEAMVDAAAEAGDLRYVANVAGMQHIASIPDFPMEKYDLLLDIMLRAPFLTAKLAMPHIRATEDGVGAIGNMSSVHGHYATQDKPAYITAKHGLTGLTRAIAAEGEGTLRGFSVSVGYVLTPLMVNQIEDTAEERGISEQEVVEDVMLGQARTKEMMTPAEVANLFVFGFSKHGKHLNGGDMLHDGGYTTTYE; from the coding sequence ATGTCCACCGACGAATTCGACCTCAGTGAACCGGAGTTAACGGCTGCTGACCTGCTCGTCTTAGACGACGAGCATTTCGCCCCCGAGACGGTCGCCATCGTCACGGGTGCGGCGTCGGGAATCGGTCGTGCAACGGCGGTCGCGCTCGCGGCGAACGGTCTCACGGTCGTCGGGGCCGACATCGACGAGGACGGCCTCGACGGTACCGTCGACCTTGCCGCTGACTTGGATGCCTCCGGAACCGTCCATCCCGTCCCGACCGACCTCACCGACGACGATGCGGTGGAGGCGATGGTCGACGCCGCAGCCGAAGCGGGCGACCTCCGGTACGTCGCCAACGTGGCCGGGATGCAACACATCGCCTCCATCCCCGACTTCCCGATGGAGAAGTACGACCTCCTGCTCGACATCATGCTTCGCGCGCCCTTCCTCACTGCGAAGCTCGCGATGCCGCACATCCGGGCGACCGAGGATGGCGTGGGCGCCATCGGCAACATGTCCTCCGTCCACGGTCACTACGCGACGCAGGACAAACCCGCATACATCACGGCGAAACACGGGCTGACCGGTCTGACACGCGCTATCGCCGCCGAGGGTGAGGGCACCTTGCGGGGCTTCTCGGTCAGCGTCGGCTACGTGTTGACGCCACTGATGGTGAACCAGATCGAGGACACGGCCGAGGAACGTGGCATCTCCGAGCAGGAAGTCGTCGAGGACGTGATGCTCGGCCAGGCACGGACGAAGGAGATGATGACGCCCGCCGAGGTGGCGAATCTCTTCGTCTTCGGCTTCTCCAAACACGGCAAACACCTCAACGGCGGCGACATGCTCCACGATGGCGGCTACACTACCACCTATGAGTGA